The Candidatus Cloacimonadota bacterium nucleotide sequence TGACGGATGGGACTTCAACTCCAATCTCAAAATGCTATATCTACGGCAACGAGCTGGGAATCCACTGCAACGGAAACGCCAATCCGGTAATTGGTGGACCTGAAGTGGGCGACGGAAACAGCATTTACGGAAACACAAGCTTTGGCGTGAAAAACGATAGCGGGCTGATCATTGATGCCCGCAACAACTGGTGGGGCTTCCACAGCGGTCCCTACCACAGCACAAATCCCAACGGTGAAGGCAACGCCGTTTCAAACAACATTCTTTTCGACCCCTGGCGCTCAGGCGACATCGGTGACGCACCTGCCGGGTTCAATCTGATTTCTCCGGCTAATGGCAGCATTGTTCAAACTCTCACGCCGCTTCTGGACTGGGAGGAAGCCATCGACCCCACCCCTGGGGATCTGGTGGTTTACACACTGGAAATGGCTTTGAATTCCAGCTTCAATCAAGGTTTGCTTACTTGGAATGGCTTGAACCAGTCTTTCTTTCAGCTGCCATCTTCTGTTTTATCCGACGACACCCGCTATTTCTGGAGGGTCAAAGCCACCGACCTTGACAACCAGACCACTTCCTGCCTGCAAAGCCATTTCTGGTTTGATGTCGCTGTGCCGGAAGCGCCCCTCCCCTTCGGTTTGATTTCACCGGCGAACAACGAAACTGTGCTACTGACCAGCAACAAATTGCTTTGGCAGCCTTCATTTGACCCCGACCCGGAAGATTATGTAAGCTATACCGTCTATTGGGATTTATCCGCCGGATTTGAGAACCCCGGCTCGCGCACGACTTCTGCCTGCCACGCTTGGACAGACTTTTGCGCCCCCGGCAATTTGTACTATTGGCAGGTTAAAGCCTTCGACAGCACAGGTTTGGAAACCTTTAGCCCCATTGGTCGCTTCTGGGTGCATCCAAACGCCAAACCACGCCCTCCGGTGGATTTTTCGCTCACGCCTTCTGGGTTTGACCTCCTCATTTCTTGGGATGAGGTTCCGGGAGCTGATTATTATGACCTCTATTATTCCCAGGAACCATATTCCGGATTTAACCTGCTGCAGGCAAACCTGGAACAAACTTGGTTTTTGCACCCGGGAGGAGCGGTGGACAAACATGGCTTCTATTACGTTACAGCCCATGACGTTCGCTAATCTTTCTTAAAATCATAAAAAATATCCTTATCCCCGGGAAACTGGGGATTTTTTTGCTGTCAAATCCTGAGGCTTGAACCTATATGTCGCCACCAAAAAGGAGCGTACACACAAAAAAACCTTGACCGCAAAAGCCGAGGCGCAAAACTTACTTTCAATGAGGTAAACACCATGTTCCATCTTCCCACCCAGATATTTTTCGGCTCCGATGCCCTTGCTGAGGCGGCGGATTATATATTCAACCTGGGTTCAAAGCCCTTGCTGGTAAGCGGTCCCGTGGGTGCCAGAAAAAGCGGTGCCCTCGGCGATGTTGAAAAACTCTTGCAAAGTTTCGCCATTCCCTGGGCTCACTTTGATGAGGTTGAAGAAAATCCCAGTTTGGACACCGTTATGGCAGGAGCCCAGCTTCTACGCGCTGAACAGTGCGATTATGTGATTGCCATCGGTGGCGGCAGTCCTCTGGACGCTGCCAAAGCCATCGCCCTGGTTGCGGCAAACGCTTTACAGCGCGCCCAGATTTATCAAACCGAGCTTTTCCAATGCAAGCTCCCCCTGGTGGCAATTCCCACCACTTCCGGCACCGGCAGCGAGGTCACCCAATACTCCGTGCTCACCAATCCTGATACCGGTATCAAAGCCGGTTTCGGCCATGTTCTTGCCTTTCCAAGCCTGGCAATCTGCAATCCCATTTACACCCACAGTCTCAACTCTCAAGTGACCTTGAACACCGCTCTGGACGCGCTTTCCCACCTTTTGGAAGGAATCTATTCGAACAAGCGTCAAGCCTTGGCAGACCCGCTCATCCACGCCGGCGCCAGGGATATTTTTGAAAACTTGCAGCCCGTTTTGGAAAATCCCAGCCTGGCTTCCGGCAGGGAAAAACTGATGCGCGCCTCGCTTTATGGCGGCATCACCATCGCCCAGGGCAGCACCACTTTGCAGCATTCGCTGGGCTATCCGCTCACATCCAGATTTGGCACGCCCCACGGGCTCAGCAACGCCCTGGTCATGCTACCCGTGCTAAAACTGTTTTACCCCGCCAGAAAAGTTGAACTGAACGCGCTTTTCGCCGCTTTGAACACCAGCTTGGAAGGTTTCGCGCTTTGGCTGGAAAGTCTGAATCTGCCGTCCTGTCCGCCTTTGGAGGATGATTTCATCGCCAAAAGCGTGCAAGAAGTTTTGGGAAGCCGCAACATGGCAAATAATCCCCAGGAAGTGAGCGCCCCGCAAATCCGCCAAATCTATCTGGATTTACGGTAAAAAGCCTCCAAATCCATTTGCATCAGCACTTCCAGAGCGATTCCTTCCCGCCAGTCCGCTCCGGGAAGCGGGTCCCGTGAAATCAAGCCAGACAAGATTTCCACCCCCGCCCCCACAGAATTTTCAACGCCATAGCCCTTCATCAATCCGCCCAAAAGCAACGCCGAAAAACAATCTCCCGCTCCGGGATGATGCCCCGGTCTGGCGGTGAAAAAATGGCTTTGCATGCTGTCCTCTCCTGCGTGATAATACATCGTGACCAGCCTGTTTGGAACTTTGGTCGGCACGGAGGTAATCACCACATGCTCCGGCCCCATCCCCGCGATTTTGCGGCAGCGTTCAAGGATGCCTTCCCGTCCCAATTCCAGATTTGGGTCTTCCCCGGTCAGCAAAGCCGCCTCAGTGTGGTTCGGGGTCACAATCTGGGCATGCCGGATCAAGCCGCGCATCGCCTCCACCATTTCAGGGCCAAAACAGTCATAAAGCCTGCCGTTATCACCCATCACGGGGTCGGTCAAAACAATGGTTTGGGGTCCACGCAGCTTTTGGGTCAGGTTTGAAACCAGCTCCGCCTGTTTTTCGGAAGCCAAGAATCCGCTGCAGATGGCGCTGAATTCCAAACCCAGTTCCTGCCAGTGTTGCGCAAAATTTTCCAGGTGTTCACCCAGGTCCACCCAGATGGAATCGGGAAAGTCCGTATTCGCGGAAAGAACCGCTGTGGGCAGCGCGCAAACCCTCAGCCCCATTCGATATAGAATGGCGATGAAAACCATCAGCGAGGTGTGGCCAAAGCTCGATAAATCGTGTATGGCCAGAATCTTTTTAGCGGGAGTGTGTGTCATTTTCATTCCTTGGATTCCCTGGGCTTTTTTTCCGTCGGCAGAGCTTGCCAAAAGCCATGAACCACAGCCCATTTTGCCTGCCCGCCTGTTTTGGTCAAGCCAAAAATGCTCCCGCCAAACAATTGCTTGACACAAAAACGCCTTATGGAGTTTTGACCAAACAAACCATTAATTTTGGGAGGATATTATGAATATACCCGATAATCTCTATTATAACGAAAGCCATGAATGGGTGCTCGTGGATGGCGATATCGCCACCATCGGCATCACCGATTTTGCCCAAAGCGAACTGGGCGACATCGTCTATCTGGAGCTTCCTGAAGCGGGCGCCAAAGTTTCTGCTGGCCAGCCCTGCGGCATCATCGAAGCGGTGAAATCCGCCGAAGACCTCATCAGCCCCCTCAGTGGAACGGTGGAAGAAAAAAACCAGGACGCGGAAGACAGCACCGAAATCATCAACGAATCTCCCTATGAAGACGGCTGGCTTTTCCGCATCCGCCTCTCCAATCCCGATGAATTGGAAAACTTGATGAGCGCGTTGGATTATCAACGCCTGATTGAAGCCTGAGTCTTTGCTGAAAAAAAACCAAAACTTTCTCATCATCCTGTCAGCGCCTTCTGGGGGTGGAAAAACAACCATCCTCCAGGAGGTGCTAAAGCGGCATCAGGATGTGGAATATTCCATTTCCTACACAACCCGCCCGCCCAGGGGAGATGAAGAAAACGGGCGCCACTACCACTTTGTGGACGAAAAAGAATTTCTGCGGCGCAGGGAAGCCGGCGATTTTTTGGAAACTGCCCTGGTCTTCGACCGCTGGTATGGAACCTCGCTCAGCTTCATAAAATCCCGCCTTTCCGCGGGAAAACACGTGATTATGGATATCGATGTCCAAGGCGCCGCCCAGATTCACCCCACCAGCGTGCCCTGCGTGAAGATTTTTATCCTGCCGCCAACGCTGGAAATTTTGCGCCAACGCCTGATTGACCGGGACACTGACGCCCCCCAAGAAATTGAAAAACGCCTCAAAACCGCCAGAAAAGAACTGGAATACATCCCGGATTATGAGTATCTGGTGGAAAACGACGACTTGGATTTGGCCGTGCAAAAAGTTTTGGCCATCATCCAGGCGGAAGAAAACAGGATTGAACGCTACCCCAGCCCGGCAGCGGACTTCCTGAAAACGGAGAAAATGAAATGATTGACGAAAAAATCGAAAGCTTTCTGGAAAAATCTGACCTCAACTACCTCTTTTGCCTTCTGGCAAAGCTGGAATCAAACCGCCTCAGCCAATTGCCCAGCTATGTGAGACAAAAACTGGGGGATAAAATCGCCGTGGTTTCAATGGAACACGTGGCTCAAAATGAAATCCCAGACTATTTTGCCGAGATTGAAGAGGCAAACAGGCTCGCGGAAGAAGCCGCTTCTCCTTTTATCGATGACGATGATGGCTTGGAAGACACCTATGACGAAGACGCCGAGGTCGATGAATTGGTGCGCGACACTCTCCAGCGCTTTGGTGATGAAGCAGACGACGATGATTTTAAACCCGGCGACAGCTATGAGGACGACCAAGACTGAAAAAAGACGGCCTGCCCGCGTGGCACGTCAACACCTCGAAATGATGGAAAACCTGGGCATCAAACATATCTTCATGCCCCAGGAACCTGCCTCGCAAAATCTGCAAAGCCTTGCCCAGCTATGTGCCAATTGCCAAAAATGTGATTTGGCGCAAAGCCGGAATAAAAGCGTTTTTGGCGAAGGAAACTCCCGGGCGCGCATCATGATTATCGGAGAAGCTCCCGGTGCCGAAGAAGATAAACAGGGCAGACCTTTTGTCGGCGAAGCCGGAAAACTCCTGGATAAAATGCTCGCCGCCATCGATATCGAACGAAGCGAAACCTATATCTGCAACATCCTGAAATGCCGACCACCCAAAAACAGGGACCCACAGGCATCGGAACGACAAGCCTGCCTTCCCCACCTCATCCAGCAAATCCAGATTATCCAGCCAAAAATCATCCTCATCCTCGGTCTGGTCGCGGCGCAAACGCTCTTGGAAACAAACCAAAGCCTGGGTCAGCTCCGCCAAAATACACAGCTTTTATTTGACATACCAACCCACGTTACCTACCACCCCGCCG carries:
- a CDS encoding right-handed parallel beta-helix repeat-containing protein, with translation VFRNNPGSAIRGDAGGRFKVTNSSFENNGAYPMTLYSTNFDAVDGTGCSYSGNNPNRIRLTGGTLSEAKTYVWSNPGVALEITGDIKVAGAGGNIPILKLNSGLVLLFSQNTRLTIGDHYGSPAGIQADGASFSSLSGAANGWNGLELMPSGVQGSYLRNCLLEYAGGNGNIYLYRSQASYIDGCVIRYGVKGIFMTDGTSTPISKCYIYGNELGIHCNGNANPVIGGPEVGDGNSIYGNTSFGVKNDSGLIIDARNNWWGFHSGPYHSTNPNGEGNAVSNNILFDPWRSGDIGDAPAGFNLISPANGSIVQTLTPLLDWEEAIDPTPGDLVVYTLEMALNSSFNQGLLTWNGLNQSFFQLPSSVLSDDTRYFWRVKATDLDNQTTSCLQSHFWFDVAVPEAPLPFGLISPANNETVLLTSNKLLWQPSFDPDPEDYVSYTVYWDLSAGFENPGSRTTSACHAWTDFCAPGNLYYWQVKAFDSTGLETFSPIGRFWVHPNAKPRPPVDFSLTPSGFDLLISWDEVPGADYYDLYYSQEPYSGFNLLQANLEQTWFLHPGGAVDKHGFYYVTAHDVR
- a CDS encoding iron-containing alcohol dehydrogenase, whose translation is MFHLPTQIFFGSDALAEAADYIFNLGSKPLLVSGPVGARKSGALGDVEKLLQSFAIPWAHFDEVEENPSLDTVMAGAQLLRAEQCDYVIAIGGGSPLDAAKAIALVAANALQRAQIYQTELFQCKLPLVAIPTTSGTGSEVTQYSVLTNPDTGIKAGFGHVLAFPSLAICNPIYTHSLNSQVTLNTALDALSHLLEGIYSNKRQALADPLIHAGARDIFENLQPVLENPSLASGREKLMRASLYGGITIAQGSTTLQHSLGYPLTSRFGTPHGLSNALVMLPVLKLFYPARKVELNALFAALNTSLEGFALWLESLNLPSCPPLEDDFIAKSVQEVLGSRNMANNPQEVSAPQIRQIYLDLR
- a CDS encoding pyridoxamine kinase codes for the protein MKMTHTPAKKILAIHDLSSFGHTSLMVFIAILYRMGLRVCALPTAVLSANTDFPDSIWVDLGEHLENFAQHWQELGLEFSAICSGFLASEKQAELVSNLTQKLRGPQTIVLTDPVMGDNGRLYDCFGPEMVEAMRGLIRHAQIVTPNHTEAALLTGEDPNLELGREGILERCRKIAGMGPEHVVITSVPTKVPNRLVTMYYHAGEDSMQSHFFTARPGHHPGAGDCFSALLLGGLMKGYGVENSVGAGVEILSGLISRDPLPGADWREGIALEVLMQMDLEAFYRKSR
- the gcvH gene encoding glycine cleavage system protein GcvH, with the translated sequence MNIPDNLYYNESHEWVLVDGDIATIGITDFAQSELGDIVYLELPEAGAKVSAGQPCGIIEAVKSAEDLISPLSGTVEEKNQDAEDSTEIINESPYEDGWLFRIRLSNPDELENLMSALDYQRLIEA
- the gmk gene encoding guanylate kinase → MLKKNQNFLIILSAPSGGGKTTILQEVLKRHQDVEYSISYTTRPPRGDEENGRHYHFVDEKEFLRRREAGDFLETALVFDRWYGTSLSFIKSRLSAGKHVIMDIDVQGAAQIHPTSVPCVKIFILPPTLEILRQRLIDRDTDAPQEIEKRLKTARKELEYIPDYEYLVENDDLDLAVQKVLAIIQAEENRIERYPSPAADFLKTEKMK
- a CDS encoding uracil-DNA glycosylase, whose translation is MRTTKTEKRRPARVARQHLEMMENLGIKHIFMPQEPASQNLQSLAQLCANCQKCDLAQSRNKSVFGEGNSRARIMIIGEAPGAEEDKQGRPFVGEAGKLLDKMLAAIDIERSETYICNILKCRPPKNRDPQASERQACLPHLIQQIQIIQPKIILILGLVAAQTLLETNQSLGQLRQNTQLLFDIPTHVTYHPAALLRNPNWKRPAWEDLKIFRDHLLDMS